In one window of Pseudomonadota bacterium DNA:
- the aepY gene encoding phosphonopyruvate decarboxylase, with amino-acid sequence MIAAQDFVDVARAAGYTSYAGVPCSFLTPFINFVINDKRLRYISSANEGDAVATASGAAVGGQRSTVMIQNSGLGNTVSPLTSLNYVFRIPLLLICTHRGAPDLRDEPQHELMGRITGSVLETMEIPWEPFPIESGAIRAALDRARAFIECEERPYAFVMRGGTVAAHALDPERRPPRATAPGKHVEMVKEQPRPSRSEVLHRVLECTPVEGTVIIATTGYTGRELYALADRPNQLYMVGSMGCASSFGLGVALARPDLRVVILDGDGAALMRMGNLATIGAYGGPNLIHIVLDNEVHDSTGAQATVSAGVSFAKIAQACGYGSSFAGDQTDVIEALFDAVPEGKPLFCHVKIRTGALPVLPRPAAAPSEVVRRLMSHIGSRF; translated from the coding sequence ATGATAGCGGCGCAGGATTTCGTCGATGTGGCCCGTGCGGCCGGCTATACTTCGTACGCGGGCGTGCCGTGTTCGTTTCTGACCCCGTTTATCAACTTTGTCATCAACGACAAACGTCTGCGCTATATCTCCTCGGCCAACGAAGGCGACGCCGTGGCGACCGCGAGCGGGGCTGCCGTCGGCGGGCAACGTTCGACCGTGATGATCCAAAACTCGGGCCTGGGCAACACCGTGAGCCCGCTGACCTCGCTGAATTATGTTTTCCGCATCCCGCTGCTGTTGATTTGTACGCACCGCGGCGCCCCGGATCTGAGGGACGAACCGCAACACGAGCTGATGGGGCGGATCACCGGTTCGGTGTTGGAAACGATGGAGATCCCCTGGGAACCGTTTCCCATCGAGTCAGGCGCGATCCGAGCGGCGTTGGATCGCGCGCGCGCCTTCATCGAGTGCGAGGAACGGCCCTACGCCTTCGTCATGCGCGGAGGGACGGTCGCTGCCCACGCCTTGGATCCAGAGCGACGACCGCCGCGTGCGACCGCACCGGGAAAGCATGTCGAGATGGTGAAAGAGCAACCCCGGCCGAGCCGGAGCGAGGTCTTGCACCGCGTTCTTGAATGCACACCCGTCGAAGGCACGGTCATCATTGCCACCACGGGCTATACAGGACGCGAGCTGTATGCGCTCGCGGACCGTCCGAACCAGCTTTACATGGTGGGTTCGATGGGGTGCGCCTCCTCGTTCGGGCTGGGCGTCGCGCTCGCGCGGCCCGACCTTCGGGTGGTCATTCTAGACGGGGATGGCGCGGCGCTCATGCGCATGGGCAATCTCGCTACCATCGGAGCCTATGGGGGCCCTAATCTCATTCATATCGTGCTCGACAACGAAGTGCACGATTCGACCGGCGCCCAAGCCACGGTGTCGGCCGGCGTCTCTTTCGCAAAGATCGCCCAGGCGTGCGGTTACGGGAGTAGCTTCGCGGGCGATCAGACCGATGTCATCGAGGCATTGTTCGATGCGGTCCCGGAAGGCAAGCCGCTCTTTTGCCATGTCAAGATCCGCACCGGCGCCCTGCCCGTCTTACCGCGTCCAGCCGCCGCTCCGTCCGAGGTTGTGAGACGGCTCATGTCACATATCGGTTCGCGCTTTTAG
- a CDS encoding phosphocholine cytidylyltransferase family protein, whose protein sequence is MKAVVLAAGAGRRLGIDHPKCLLAFGSKTLLCRHLEALSAHGIHEIIIAVGFRSELIEEEILSAASSAPVRTVYNARYERGSVLSLWSVRHVLREGEDVLLMDADVLYRPDLLQRLIHSEVQNCFLIDRAFEPGDEPVKICVCDGRPVEFRKRIAAGVAYDFCGESVGFFRFSGSVAARLAERADFYYSAGLHAEPYEEAIRDLVLETPEAFGFEDVSGVPWIEIDFPEDVCRAEREILPRLVD, encoded by the coding sequence ATGAAGGCAGTTGTGCTCGCCGCGGGCGCCGGCCGGCGCTTGGGCATAGACCACCCCAAATGCCTCTTGGCGTTTGGTTCCAAGACCTTACTTTGCCGCCATCTCGAGGCGCTAAGCGCTCATGGCATCCATGAAATCATTATCGCCGTCGGCTTCCGATCGGAGCTGATCGAAGAAGAAATCCTCTCGGCTGCCTCAAGCGCCCCGGTACGAACTGTTTATAATGCGCGCTACGAACGCGGAAGCGTTCTTAGCTTGTGGAGCGTAAGGCACGTGCTGCGCGAGGGTGAGGACGTTTTGCTGATGGATGCCGATGTGTTATATCGACCCGATCTGCTACAGCGCTTGATACATTCTGAGGTTCAAAATTGTTTTCTGATCGACCGCGCCTTCGAGCCTGGCGACGAACCGGTTAAGATCTGCGTGTGCGACGGCCGCCCGGTGGAGTTTCGTAAGCGGATCGCGGCCGGCGTGGCTTATGATTTTTGCGGTGAGTCCGTTGGATTCTTCCGTTTTTCCGGGTCCGTCGCGGCACGTCTGGCCGAGCGTGCGGATTTTTATTACAGCGCCGGTTTACACGCCGAACCGTATGAAGAAGCCATTCGCGATCTGGTCCTGGAAACCCCAGAGGCGTTCGGATTCGAAGATGTGAGCGGCGTGCCTTGGATCGAAATCGATTTCCCCGAGGACGTGTGCCGCGCGGAGCGCGAGATCCTGCCGCGTTTGGTGGATTAA
- a CDS encoding flippase-like domain-containing protein: MTLLKALFLIFGLVLLGLLVRDMDAVEILRHIRQVGSAGIGLVIALYAVTFLADVAGWQLTFKTIPLNLRWLQQLYCVRMTGEALNNITPLGAMGGEPVKAMLLKSRYGVSYRESGASLILAKTVILISLVFFLSLGFLVLMPSEHIQSSYKAVAGIGLAGFATAITLFFLVQRFRLSSWLGRLVGGSALSHRLEAALRVIHEVEDRLVSFYTERRARFAGALALAFINWLLGVVEVYVLMQFLGYPISFVDAWVIEAMAQLVRAGTSFIPASIGAQEGAIILACSAITGDSTLGFALSVIRRVREIVWIGAGIGLWWLYSFGETNARIERDSIPEAPLP; encoded by the coding sequence ATGACCTTGCTTAAAGCGTTGTTTTTAATTTTTGGCCTGGTGCTGCTTGGCCTGCTCGTGCGGGACATGGATGCCGTTGAAATCCTACGGCACATCCGGCAAGTGGGAAGCGCGGGTATCGGTTTGGTCATCGCACTCTACGCGGTGACGTTTCTGGCCGATGTCGCCGGTTGGCAGCTCACCTTTAAGACCATCCCGCTCAATCTCCGTTGGTTGCAGCAGCTTTATTGCGTGCGCATGACAGGCGAGGCCTTAAACAACATTACGCCGCTTGGCGCCATGGGCGGCGAGCCGGTGAAGGCGATGCTGTTAAAGTCGCGCTATGGCGTGAGCTATCGCGAATCGGGCGCCTCCTTGATCCTCGCAAAGACCGTCATTCTCATCTCGCTGGTATTCTTTCTCAGCCTCGGCTTCTTGGTCCTGATGCCCTCCGAGCATATACAAAGCTCTTATAAAGCGGTCGCCGGGATTGGCCTGGCCGGTTTCGCGACGGCCATCACGCTTTTTTTCCTCGTCCAACGCTTTCGTCTGTCTTCCTGGCTAGGGCGTTTAGTCGGGGGATCGGCGTTAAGCCACCGGTTAGAGGCGGCCTTGCGCGTCATTCACGAGGTGGAAGATCGGCTCGTGAGCTTTTACACCGAGCGCCGCGCCCGTTTCGCGGGGGCGCTGGCCTTGGCGTTTATCAACTGGCTGCTCGGGGTGGTCGAGGTTTATGTCTTGATGCAATTTCTCGGTTACCCGATCTCTTTTGTCGATGCGTGGGTCATCGAAGCGATGGCGCAACTCGTGCGCGCGGGGACCTCGTTTATCCCCGCGAGCATCGGTGCCCAAGAAGGTGCAATTATTCTGGCCTGCTCGGCGATAACCGGCGATTCGACCCTCGGTTTCGCGCTCTCGGTCATCCGGCGCGTTCGCGAGATCGTTTGGATCGGCGCCGGGATCGGCCTTTGGTGGCTGTATTCCTTTGGCGAGACCAACGCTCGGATAGAGCGGGACTCTATTCCCGAGGCTCCGCTTCCCTAG
- the aepX gene encoding phosphoenolpyruvate mutase, which produces MINPESVSLKPSKSAQLRRMLDSPRLEFIMEAHNGISARIVEEAGFHGIWASGLSLSAQFGVRDNNEASWTQVVEMLEFMSDVTRIPILLDGDTGYGNFNNLRRLVKKIEQRGIAGVCIEDKLFPKTNSFIAGERQNLADIEEFCGKIKAGKDSQSDRDFCIVARVEALIAGWDLREALLRAEAYRAAGADAILIHSKLSRPDQILAFAAEWAGRAPLVIVPTKYYSTPTDVYRQAGISLVIWANHMLRAAVAAMQSAACAIHETDTPVYVEDRIAPVEEIFRLQGADELSAAERRYAVSGRSRTRAVILAATRGEALYGLTATRPKVMLPIGGKPILRRLVEELKKQAVNEITVVAGYRAEAIDTVGISLVLNPDYQDSGELASLSRAESCFGDDAVILYGDLLFRNYILRDVLDSDADIVAVVDSADAHVSVGGASDYAYCTQPDSRSLMSEDAYLKRITADPASGAGLPSGRWIGMWRAQGEGCRAVKKGLADLRARADFSRLNTPDLLNHLVSSGHKVRVLYIHGHWLDVNTLDDLDRAGSFAEGRH; this is translated from the coding sequence ATGATTAATCCGGAGTCCGTCTCACTCAAGCCCTCGAAAAGCGCGCAACTGCGCCGGATGCTCGATTCACCGCGCCTCGAATTCATTATGGAGGCCCACAATGGGATCAGCGCCCGCATCGTGGAAGAGGCCGGGTTTCATGGGATCTGGGCCAGCGGGCTGTCGCTCTCGGCGCAATTCGGGGTGCGCGATAACAACGAGGCAAGCTGGACCCAAGTGGTCGAAATGCTCGAGTTCATGTCCGATGTCACCAGGATCCCAATATTACTGGACGGAGACACAGGTTACGGAAATTTTAACAACCTGCGGCGCTTGGTTAAAAAGATCGAGCAACGCGGAATCGCGGGAGTGTGTATCGAGGACAAGCTGTTCCCGAAAACGAACAGCTTTATCGCGGGAGAACGGCAAAACCTCGCCGACATCGAGGAGTTCTGCGGCAAGATCAAGGCCGGTAAAGACAGCCAGAGCGATCGGGATTTTTGCATTGTGGCCAGGGTCGAGGCTCTGATCGCCGGCTGGGACCTGAGAGAAGCGCTGCTGCGCGCCGAGGCGTATCGGGCGGCCGGGGCCGACGCTATCTTAATCCACAGCAAGCTGTCGCGTCCCGATCAAATCCTCGCGTTCGCAGCGGAATGGGCGGGCCGCGCGCCTCTCGTTATCGTGCCCACGAAGTATTACAGCACCCCGACCGATGTCTATCGCCAGGCCGGGATCAGTCTGGTGATCTGGGCTAATCACATGCTACGCGCGGCGGTAGCGGCGATGCAAAGCGCCGCCTGTGCCATTCATGAGACCGACACGCCGGTCTATGTCGAGGATCGGATAGCGCCGGTAGAGGAAATCTTTCGCTTGCAAGGGGCGGATGAGCTCTCGGCGGCGGAGCGGCGCTACGCCGTTTCCGGCCGTTCGCGAACGCGTGCGGTCATCTTGGCGGCGACGCGCGGGGAGGCGCTCTACGGTCTGACTGCGACCCGGCCCAAGGTCATGTTGCCGATTGGCGGAAAACCGATCCTGCGGCGGCTCGTCGAAGAGCTCAAAAAGCAGGCGGTAAACGAGATCACCGTCGTGGCCGGGTACCGCGCCGAAGCGATAGACACGGTTGGGATTAGTCTCGTCCTGAACCCCGACTACCAGGACTCCGGCGAGCTTGCCTCGCTCAGCCGTGCCGAATCCTGTTTCGGTGACGACGCGGTGATCCTCTACGGAGATCTTTTGTTCCGAAACTATATCCTGCGCGATGTCTTGGACAGTGACGCCGACATCGTGGCGGTGGTCGATTCCGCGGATGCGCATGTCTCGGTCGGCGGCGCTTCCGATTACGCCTATTGCACCCAGCCCGATTCACGCTCCCTCATGAGCGAGGACGCGTACCTAAAGCGGATCACCGCTGATCCGGCCTCCGGCGCCGGGCTGCCCTCGGGACGTTGGATCGGCATGTGGCGGGCCCAAGGCGAGGGCTGCCGGGCGGTTAAGAAAGGGCTCGCGGATCTGCGCGCGCGCGCCGACTTTTCACGTTTGAATACGCCCGATCTCCTCAATCACTTGGTCAGCTCGGGGCATAAGGTCCGCGTGCTGTATATCCATGGCCACTGGCTGGATGTGAACACGCTCGATGATCTCGATAGGGCCGGTTCGTTCGCCGAGGGACGGCACTGA
- a CDS encoding 2-aminoethylphosphonate aminotransferase has translation MILLNPGPVNLSERVRQALLRPDLCHREPEFTALQQSIRTQLLGVYGLPLDHWAAVLLTSSGTAAVEAMMSTLIKDTDSVLILENGVYGERLTAIARIHGLHHVRLHHAWDRGIDLDAVRACLDQNRRFHYVALVHHETTTGRLNSIAELAEICKARGVQLLMDGVSSFGAEHLDFMRWNVAACAATANKCLHGVPGVSFVIVQRKLLPPSDQTPRSLYLDLLQYCEAQDAGSTPFTQTVQGFYALDEALSELDEEGGWRARQRRYREHITRVREGLAAIGIRPLLPAAVCSVVLNSFHLPEGMEYLALHDRLKQHGFVIYAGQAAFAKVLFRVSTMGAISADDVQRFIAAIGNIVRR, from the coding sequence ATGATCCTTCTAAACCCCGGGCCCGTCAATCTTAGCGAGCGCGTGCGCCAGGCCTTGCTGCGGCCGGATCTCTGTCACCGGGAACCGGAGTTTACCGCGCTTCAACAAAGCATCCGTACGCAGCTACTCGGCGTGTACGGCCTGCCCCTCGATCATTGGGCGGCCGTGTTGCTGACCAGCTCGGGAACCGCCGCGGTCGAGGCGATGATGAGTACTCTGATTAAAGATACAGATAGCGTGCTCATACTCGAAAATGGTGTCTACGGGGAGCGGCTCACAGCGATCGCGCGCATCCACGGGCTACACCATGTGCGTCTGCACCACGCCTGGGACCGAGGGATCGATCTCGACGCGGTGCGGGCTTGCCTTGATCAAAACCGGAGGTTTCACTACGTCGCGCTCGTACACCACGAAACCACAACCGGCCGCCTCAATTCGATCGCCGAGCTGGCTGAAATCTGCAAGGCGCGAGGCGTTCAGCTCTTGATGGACGGCGTGAGCAGCTTCGGGGCCGAGCACCTCGATTTCATGCGCTGGAACGTCGCGGCCTGTGCAGCCACCGCCAATAAATGTTTGCACGGCGTGCCGGGGGTATCGTTCGTCATCGTGCAGCGCAAGTTGCTCCCGCCTTCCGATCAAACGCCGCGGAGTCTTTATCTCGATCTCCTCCAGTATTGCGAAGCGCAAGACGCCGGCAGTACGCCGTTTACGCAAACCGTGCAGGGCTTCTACGCCCTCGACGAGGCGCTATCGGAGCTGGATGAAGAAGGAGGATGGCGGGCGCGCCAGCGGCGTTACCGAGAACACATCACGCGCGTTCGCGAGGGTCTCGCCGCGATAGGGATCCGGCCGCTGCTACCGGCGGCGGTATGCTCCGTAGTTTTAAATTCTTTCCATTTGCCCGAAGGGATGGAGTACCTCGCGCTCCACGACCGGCTGAAGCAGCATGGATTCGTGATTTACGCGGGGCAGGCGGCGTTTGCCAAGGTCTTGTTCCGGGTGTCCACGATGGGCGCCATCAGCGCCGATGACGTGCAGCGCTTTATCGCCGCCATCGGTAACATCGTGCGCCGTTGA
- a CDS encoding 2OG-Fe(II) oxygenase translates to MFARFEIDQLKQKFAAQNEFLVVENLLGPETLQPLLARLPQLRPSVHRNYLPKHKKGGSVSRFVLDRMAPAFESLYTLPEFTQGLSYITGRSLLPCPGDDPHTYALYCYTEPGDHVGWHYDTSYYRGLRYTVLLGLVDRSSSRLEYQLYRDDPERETESLSLALTPGMLVVFNGDKLYHRVTPLGRGEERIVLTMEYVTDARMSATRRFISNMKDAIAYFGFRDAFQGRR, encoded by the coding sequence ATGTTCGCCCGATTCGAGATCGATCAACTCAAGCAAAAGTTCGCCGCTCAGAATGAGTTTCTAGTCGTCGAAAACCTTCTCGGTCCCGAGACACTGCAACCCTTACTGGCGCGACTTCCGCAACTACGACCGTCGGTACACAGAAACTACCTCCCAAAACACAAGAAAGGCGGCAGCGTGAGCCGCTTTGTGTTGGACCGCATGGCGCCGGCTTTTGAAAGTTTATATACGCTGCCGGAGTTCACGCAGGGTTTGAGCTATATCACCGGACGATCGCTCTTACCTTGTCCCGGGGACGATCCTCACACCTACGCCTTATACTGCTACACGGAACCCGGCGACCATGTTGGATGGCATTACGACACGTCCTACTATCGGGGATTGCGTTATACGGTGTTGCTTGGGCTGGTCGATCGCTCCAGCAGCCGGTTGGAATACCAGCTCTATCGCGACGATCCAGAGCGTGAAACCGAATCTTTATCCTTGGCCTTGACGCCCGGGATGCTCGTTGTCTTTAATGGGGACAAACTGTACCATCGGGTAACTCCACTCGGTCGGGGAGAGGAGCGCATCGTACTCACCATGGAATACGTGACCGATGCGCGCATGTCTGCGACACGCCGGTTTATTTCCAACATGAAAGACGCGATCGCGTACTTTGGCTTTAGAGACGCCTTCCAAGGACGGCGTTAG
- a CDS encoding Uma2 family endonuclease, which translates to MSTPNPAIRYSYDDYKCLSNATDKRYELLGGDLLMVPSPTTSHQQVAGNLFLDLAQFVRLNNLGKVFYAPMDVVFGEGARREVAQPDIFFVSRARFGIIAEGEIRGAPDLVVEILSPRTESLDRGYKKALYARHGVKEYWIVSPQTKNIEVYGIGSGGLIPLGQYKLGERLLSPLLPGFTPALDEVFDVQ; encoded by the coding sequence ATGAGTACTCCAAACCCTGCGATCAGGTATTCCTATGACGACTACAAGTGCCTATCCAACGCGACGGATAAGCGCTATGAATTGTTGGGCGGAGACCTCTTGATGGTTCCTTCACCGACGACAAGTCATCAACAAGTCGCCGGCAACCTCTTTCTGGATCTCGCGCAGTTTGTGCGCTTGAATAACCTCGGCAAGGTGTTTTACGCGCCGATGGACGTCGTGTTCGGCGAAGGTGCCCGGCGAGAAGTCGCGCAGCCCGACATTTTTTTTGTAAGCCGGGCTCGCTTCGGTATTATCGCGGAAGGCGAGATCCGAGGTGCTCCCGATTTGGTCGTTGAAATATTGTCACCCAGGACCGAGTCGCTTGATCGCGGTTACAAGAAAGCTCTCTATGCGCGGCATGGCGTTAAAGAGTACTGGATTGTCTCCCCGCAAACCAAGAACATCGAGGTGTACGGGATAGGTAGCGGAGGATTGATCCCGCTTGGGCAATATAAGCTTGGCGAACGATTGCTATCGCCTTTGTTGCCTGGATTCACTCCTGCGTTGGATGAAGTATTTGATGTCCAATAG